In the Telopea speciosissima isolate NSW1024214 ecotype Mountain lineage chromosome 6, Tspe_v1, whole genome shotgun sequence genome, GTGAAATTACCATCCCTAAAGTTTTCATATTCCAATTTCGAAACTCCCCGTGATGGAACTCCTTTTACACAGACTCATTTACGTAACTTTTTCCCTCCCTTGCAAGTTGAGCGCAGTTTCCTCAACCCTCCCAACTCCTATGGGATTAGGTGAGTATTGTCTTGGAAGAGAAGGGGATCAACTACAAGTTCAAGGATGAAGAAGCGGCCGCCGACAAGAGCCTTCTacttctattttgttttgattaCTGGATCTCCCttactgtctctctctctctatatatatatattttttgttttaattactGCTTTCTCTATTGGTTTTTGACTGTGTAGGTTTACCGCTTTGCAAGAAGGATATGGATCAGTGAGGGAGAAGAACAATTGATGATAAGAATTAATTCAAAAACTTAGGAAACTATACTTTTGGTCAGAATTTTTTAATTCTCAATCTCCAATACAAAATCTGTTACCATGTCTACCAAAAGAGGGGGAAATCAATACAAACATAAGttgaaaattgattttattGGGATATAATTTAACTTTGTTAGTCAGATAATGTTCACTTCATCCAGAAATGAAATATTATTGAAATCACTTATTACATACACAGACATAGCAAAGGAGCTAGGTCAAATTCTGAGCAATCAAATGTCTCACCTTCACTTTCATTGAACCACTCAGTTTTTGCACCCTTTTAGCAATCCCAACCAATTGATCCTCCTCCATCTTCCTTGCAGAAGAAACCAAAACAACATGAGTTCCACTGAGTTCATCATAAATCCTCTCAAATTCCTCCAAAACTTCACCCACCATCCCCACCTTATTCTTCTCAACCATCATCTTAATCAAGACCACCAAATGCTTCTGAAACTTCCCCTTCTCAGCTACTTgtttcaccacttcacctttcatcttatcatccaagaatggaTCGATCAAGGCTGATCGGAGATCCCCATCTCGTCGAAGCAATCTTGAGAACCTTCGGACATCTCTTTCGATGGTTTCAAGAACATTGTTGCTGCGGGCTACATCTAAAAGTGCAGCTGCATAGCCACTCGTGGCGTTTCGATGAACGATTTGTGATGGAGAGTTGGGTgatgaggaagagaggaagggagaagaatGGCTCTTGAAGGACAAGGAAGAGGAGGGCTTGTTAGAGATTGAGTTGGGTTTGGTGGTTAAGAGATGGGAGTGAGAAGTAGCAAGGTTAGAGATGTGAGGGGGTTTGATGAGATGGAATTCACGAGGGGTTGTGGAGTTAAGACCAGAGACTTTGAGAGTGGAGACAGAGGTCGGCAAGGTATCCATGAAATGGATCTTGAAGATTGTGTCTTATCTTGAAGGAGCTTTGTTGTTCATGTAGTTTGTTGGCTTTCTAGTGCAAGAAAGAGATGCAGAAGAGATTTCAGCCACACAAAAAAATGGCTCCACCATAAGTGTTACTCTACTATTCAATGAACCGAGTCCCAtggattctaccaaaaaacatCCCATGGATTGATTAACACTAATAATTcatcttttatcaaaaaaaaaaaaaaaaacactaataaTTCATCAGTTGTAATCATTTGAATGGTAAGAAATagatctacaaaaaacaaaaaaacaaaaaaacaaaatagatcCTAAAGAGGGCCCATGGGCCACTAAGGGTGACAGCCCAAGCAAGCGGCCAAAGTTGTGAGTTAGTAAAAAACGGAAcagccaaaaaacaaaaatgaacggtacggaatgtaaaaaattacaaaccaaTTATAACATTCAAAATTAATCTATATATATTCCACAACCCATTGTAGGTTTCAAGACAAGTCATCTAATATCATCCAATATCAATTTTCAATTCAAACACCATAATATCCAAAGTTGAGCAAGGTGGCTTGGCTATGGTGTtgctcattgttgtcaacacagccAACACACTCATGAAGTGATGAGTATTTAGTTAGAGTTGGGAGTCATTGCATTAGAAACCCTTTTCAATATATGCATCAGTTTGTAGTTCAATCTCATGGTctgtgcattgaccttgagttaaAGGTGATATCATGATAAATGTAGCCCTTTGAATCACCTTTACGTCGATGAAAGAATCAGATTGATTAGAGTTCGGGAGAGAGAAATATGGTCAATTAAGTAAGCCATTGTTCaacaagtccaaggtcttaaaaaaggCTAAAAAATGGGAACATgttttaaacgcatttaaaaTGTGCATGCTTATCGTTTGCCAATGTGttcaaaagggtaaaaaaaaaaaaaagaggatgcGTTTAAAACAGAGTTATAGGCGCGTATTTTCTAGCAAGGGTCCCAGCTCCAAGAGAAAGGCGGCCAAGGGTAGGGGAGAAATAAGAATGTTTAACATCCGATAGGGGGGAAAAGTCAAACCAGCAACCTCTTCCTTGGACTTGCTAGCCCCCTACCACGCTGGCAGCCACCACCAAGAGAAGGGCCATTTTTGCCCAATAATTCAACTAGGAGaagtcgatcccttgacctcttgGGGGGCAATGCACTCAACTGGCATGCCACCGACGAACCGAACTAACGGTTATTTGCAATTGGGTGAGATTGGACATGTTCAATTTAATGGTCTTTCTAAACCATGTGACATGTCAGAGACTAGAAATAAGGCTAAATCCTTTAATATAACAATATCGCattcacctaaaaaaaatatactaaattgtatgggatcccattcactttTATTTGCATCCAATGAAAATCActaaggccccgtttgtttgacgGGGACTAAGGTGTGGGAAAGTGTTGATATGGCACTTTAAAATCTCACCCCAAGCTTGTTTGTTTAACTTGGTATGATGAACTTACAAAAGCCTAGGGAACAATATTAAAAACATGGCACTTGAAAATCCCACTCCTATACTATCCAAAGccccacaaaaaataaagaactttGGTTACTGTTCATGGGAAAGTAAAAATCTCACCCCTTCCCCAACTCACTACACTGTGGGATCCAGTCCCACAACATTTCCACCCCATCCTTCCCATCAAACAAGCAGACCCTAATAGTATTTAAGTTGGACTTGGGATTATAAACACAAATACACAAAAGCAACTAAAATACCAAGAGGAATGTAACAAAAACAATACAGACGAAGTACATGGGCCGGACTGGCTCAGCGCGAGGCCCCAGCCCATGCCCAGTCAGCCCCACAGCCCGGGCTTAGATATCCCAACCCCATCTCAGCCCAGTAGCTAAAAGCCCAACCCATGCACTGAAATTTTTGGACTCTTGAGGGTCCAAACAGTCTTAGTGGAAGTGATTGAGGAAAGTACAAACAAAATacaagattccaatccaatggtgAGGGAAAACAATTTTCGCTTCCTAAGATGGCTACCTATGTACGAATAGCGATTTACTTTTGgatgcatcttgttgtcaccaaaatgaTAAAGcgagaagttgtaaccttttTTGATTGGGATAATATAGGGATAATAAggatttcaaaataatttggaaATGACTTGTCATTATTAAAGCTTCACATTTTTTTTGAGTAGGCATGTGAAATGATGGGATTTACCCTCATTtagaaaaaaatgtattataataaaagggcaaaaaggtaaaattacaaaattttcatcattttttcaCCAACCTTCTGCCTCCATCAAGCCTTAAACCTTTGCTCTCTGGGCTATATACATGATCAACAAAACATTGAGATTATGGAGGGGTGGTTTTTTCACCAATATTGGTTACAACTagatttttcctttattttttatttctttgttcctATTTTGATTTCTAAAGTGACATGGCGAGTTATACAATCGTAGcaaaaaaatgttattttgaTTGATTAAGTAATTTTTTTCATACATTAGTACTTGATTAGATGCAATAATGCTTAGGAATCGAGACATGGTTAGTGAGTGGCATTTTGCGATTATGAGGGAGCAACAAGGTTAATTTCGATACATGGATTTTGCCAGGAATGAAAAGCAACAAGGTTTCAAGATTGACCTAGGTAAGACCAAACCTATggtttaaagaaagaaaatgggatTAAGATCGGTATAGGATCATAATCAGCCTATGTCAATATGGATTGACCCCAAAATTAGCTTTAAAAGAAGACAAAAGGTATCGTATACGGTCGTGTATGGTGCACGACTATACTATCAACAATGGATGGGGATGAGAAGCCGTGTATTGCACACGGTCATGCTCATCGAATGGTTGAAAGCACAACCGTGTACCATACACGGCCTAAGACCTCTGAAGAATCTCAAAATTTTGTCTCTAGTTAGAGGCAAAGCACAAGATTCTATTCAAAGATATCATCTTGAGACAACTAGAGTACCTTACGGAACATCTTTTGATGATACCAagagcctctctctctctctttcgccTATGATTTAAAAGTCTCAATGGTGCTAATCTGCATTGGGGGTTCAGATAATAGAAATGTTGGGTGTTGGTGCACACCTTTGAGCTTCAACAACAGTTTTTTTCTCTCCAAAGTTCCAATCCTTTCTATCTCTATATCTCTGCGTCGTTTTGTTTTGTGTGTCCATAGATCCAAGCTTCAACTCCCTATATTTTTTGTTTCACAATTGGGTCTCCTCTCTGTTAAACAAGCTTCAACTCCCTATATATATGTTAAGTGGGCTGGGCCTTTGTTATGTGGGCTGTGATAGATTATTCACTATTCAGGGCCAATCAAGACCGGGCCGGGCTTGGGAAATCCTACTAGGGTTACACTGAGCTTGGGTTTAAGTTAAGGcttccaaggttgggctagggttaaggccaagcccggcccaacccggccTGTTGACATCCTTACATTCCATACTTATTGATGGATTGATCCTTCCATTTAATGGTAGTCGCGATACCCAAAACATGGTCTTCAggtcataaatcataattaaTGTTTCTTGTGGTCGATCTTAACAACCGAAGTTGGTTATTCAtgtaattatttattatcaCATGATCTTAGGAACTTGACAACCAAGTTCGACAATCATGTAATTAATCACCACACTTCAATAAATCTCATCAATCATGTAATGattgttctttttcttatgCTCCAAGGTCTGCCAACTCTGTGGCTGATTCCTTGGCCAGGTCGGTTCTTTCGATTGAGTCCTCGATTGTTTGGCCTCTCACTTCTCCTTGGCTTCTCCGTCTGTGTGAGGTAGAAGCCATTGTTTGTACTGACTCCTTGATtcaatgaattttctttctatagaaaacaaaaaaaaaaaaaaaaaaaaaaaaaatcaagcgTACAATACACCCATTTATAACTTCCACCGAACCTTATGAGAGAGATATATGGGAAAGGGACTATGCCATCATAAAGGATGACAAAGAGATTTGTTAACTAGTagcttgttttttttggtaatataaaTAGTGGCTTACCTATTAATTAGTTGTAGTCtgttatattataaaaaaataacagaGGAGATCGATTAATTCTTTAGTTCTTTTATCATCTTGACTTGTTATTCACTTTGCCTACATTCTGGTTGATTGATCGGCGAAGAAATCTTCCATGTGAATTGCCATCCGAGCGATGATTTGGCTGTTAATTATGCTGCTTAATTATTATCCGATCGAGTGATAATTTGGCTCTAAATTACGCCGCTTGGATAATATGCAGCAAAATTTGAAATTCCAGCTTCCATTTGTTCTTGCCACAGGTATTGCATGGGatgataaaataagaaaagaattgaCAAGAGTTGAGACATTGAAAGAAAAGCTACATGTAGCAGCAAATCAATAGGAATCGGTCACCATTCTACCGCATTATTTTTCTAACAACTTCACGCTACAAATTTGTTTGATAATAGTGATCGAAAACATAACCAATAGAAGATTGTTCGAAAAtattttcgtaattttggcaaaattttgTTGAGATTTCAATTACTGATTTGAACTAAAAAGTTGCACaagaaaaatattaatatatcaaaattttcttctttttttggggtaaattacACAGACCTCCTCTACCATATGGTTTAAGTACATTTCTCCCTTTGTATTTCTAAAAAGTACAAAGACGTCCCCTACTTCTCAAATTATCTtacactttttatttttgggggtaaaaaattatttaacacTTAAACCCAACCGTTAGTGAATTCTGTTAGTTGCTAATGGTAGgagttttggatgatttttatGACCATTCTACCAGTAGAATCACATATTTGTCCTTTTACATACCTTAACAATTTTAATATAAAAGGTGAGACCCACCACTacttctattcttcttttttttcttcttcttctagaaaggccgattctagggttttggggaccGATTCCTATTGATTTGGATTTGATCCGGACCAGAATCAATGGGGACAAATTCGATCTTTGATCCGAGTTTAAAATCATTGGTCAAATTAGtcaatttggattggaattgaTCGTGACCCATACCGATTCCAACCGTTTCGAAATGGTCGATTCCAAGGTTTTTGGGACTAGATCAATGGTTTTCAGATTTAAGGGCTAATTCTATGGGTTTTAGGACCGATTCTTCTTACAAAACACATTTCTAAGTTTATTATTAGGATAAAATAACACAATATAGGTTTATTTTTACATaatgtatattaaaaaaaagttgaatAATCAGAATTGTTAAGGAtaagcctaaaccctagaaacaaAACTTATTTCCTATACCCTAAACCCTTTCCTGATGTACCTCAAGCAAAGTCTCAGGACTAAAGAAAATTATAAATCTTAGGTCTAAACCGTATAATTTTGAAAGGAGGATATGATGGCATCAAAATCAAGTCAATCAAAGTTTCACAAGAAAAGATTTTGTTTTGAGGGTCATCATTGTCTGACAAATAAAAGTGAAGGGACAATGGAAAattggaaaatcccaaatctaaaCCACAGAATTTTGAAAAGTGAATCCAATGACATGTAAATCAATTCAATCAGAGttccacaagaaaaaaaaaatttgttttgaaggCCAACATAGGCCGATCTAAATTGTGAGGGGGTcatgaaaaattacaaaatactAGGTTGAACAACTAATTTTGAAAGGGGATCTAATGATATTGAAATTAGGtcaatcaaaattctagaagaAAAGAATCCGTTTCAAGGGCCATCATTATTGGCCGACAAGAAAATTGTGTCTCAATCACCTGAAAATTGCAAAATCCTAGTCTAAACCACTTAATTTTGAAAGGGAAATTCGATGACATTGAAATCAGAACAATTGGAGTTCCATGAGAAAAGATTTTGTTTCAAGGATTTTTTGGATTGGATTGCTATGTTTAAATTTTAGAGCCGATGCTAGGGAATTTTGGGATCGATTCTTATCAGCTCCGGATTGAATCAGTAGGGACCATTGGATCTCAAGTtctgagtttaaaatccttggtcGATTAATCATAATCAACCGGGCCCTATCTCAATTCCGACAGTACCAATCAagctgattctagggttttggggattgGATTACTAGTTTTCAAATTTGAGGCTGCTATGTACTAGG is a window encoding:
- the LOC122663744 gene encoding ATP synthase delta chain, chloroplastic-like; the encoded protein is MDTLPTSVSTLKVSGLNSTTPREFHLIKPPHISNLATSHSHLLTTKPNSISNKPSSSLSFKSHSSPFLSSSSPNSPSQIVHRNATSGYAAALLDVARSNNVLETIERDVRRFSRLLRRDGDLRSALIDPFLDDKMKGEVVKQVAEKGKFQKHLVVLIKMMVEKNKVGMVGEVLEEFERIYDELSGTHVVLVSSARKMEEDQLVGIAKRVQKLSGSMKVKVRHLIAQNLT